In one window of Terriglobia bacterium DNA:
- the rplF gene encoding 50S ribosomal protein L6, whose amino-acid sequence MSRIGKKPIPLPQGVKFEVKGNTVIVNGPKGQVQTHLPVGVKLQQADGNIQVVRDNDEHAAVHGLARALVNNAVEGVTKGWTKELEIVGIGYRAELKGKNTVVFTLGYSHPIEYPLPTGITAALDPKQTKLTVSGIDRQKVGQAAAEMRSLRPPDPYKQKGIRYAGERLKKKVGKTGAK is encoded by the coding sequence ATGTCTCGAATCGGAAAAAAGCCGATCCCGCTCCCTCAGGGAGTGAAGTTTGAAGTGAAGGGCAACACGGTGATCGTCAACGGCCCCAAGGGCCAGGTGCAGACGCACCTGCCGGTGGGCGTGAAGTTGCAGCAGGCCGACGGGAACATTCAGGTGGTCCGCGACAATGACGAGCACGCGGCCGTGCACGGGCTGGCGCGCGCCCTGGTGAACAACGCGGTGGAAGGCGTGACCAAGGGCTGGACCAAGGAACTGGAGATTGTGGGCATTGGGTATCGCGCGGAGCTCAAGGGCAAGAACACCGTGGTGTTCACGCTGGGGTATTCGCATCCCATTGAGTATCCGCTGCCGACCGGCATTACCGCGGCGCTGGACCCCAAGCAGACCAAACTGACGGTCAGCGGGATTGACCGCCAGAAGGTAGGTCAGGCCGCGGCGGAAATGCGGTCCCTGCGTCCGCCGGACCCTTACAAGCAGAAGGGCATTCGCTATGCGGGCGAGCGGCTGAAGAAGAAGGTTGGCAAGACCGGAGCGAAGTGA
- the rpsQ gene encoding 30S ribosomal protein S17, translating to MAETAAATKKPGRRATKIGLVVSNKMNKTIVVQVIMKKAHPLYRRVVAKAKKFYAHDEQNTARVGDTVEIEETRPMSRLKRWKLKNIIQRAKLVAGEEVASS from the coding sequence ATGGCAGAGACAGCAGCCGCAACCAAGAAGCCGGGCCGTCGCGCCACCAAGATCGGCTTGGTCGTGTCCAACAAGATGAACAAGACCATTGTGGTCCAGGTGATCATGAAGAAGGCGCATCCCCTGTACCGCCGCGTGGTCGCCAAGGCCAAGAAGTTTTACGCGCATGACGAGCAGAACACGGCGCGGGTGGGCGACACGGTGGAGATTGAAGAGACGCGGCCCATGTCGCGCTTGAAGCGCTGGAAGCTGAAGAACATCATCCAGCGGGCCAAGCTGGTGGCGGGCGAGGAAGTAGCTAGCAGCTAG
- the rplE gene encoding 50S ribosomal protein L5, with product MATKTTARLREKFQKEIAPALAKELGLKNPMAVPRLHKVVVNMGVGEATQNTKMLDPLVRDLGEITGQKPVVTKAKKSIAAFKVREGMSIGAMVTLRGDRMYEFMDRLINIALPRVRDFRGVSTKSFDGRGNYTLGLRDQLIFPEIDYAKVDKLKGMNVTIVTTARDDNQALALLKHMGMPFRATGVAS from the coding sequence ATGGCGACGAAAACGACAGCACGGCTGAGAGAAAAGTTTCAAAAGGAAATTGCTCCGGCGCTGGCCAAGGAACTGGGATTGAAGAACCCCATGGCCGTGCCGCGGCTGCACAAGGTCGTGGTGAATATGGGTGTGGGCGAGGCCACGCAGAACACCAAGATGCTGGACCCGCTGGTGCGCGACCTGGGCGAAATCACCGGGCAGAAGCCGGTGGTGACCAAGGCCAAGAAGTCCATTGCGGCGTTTAAGGTGCGTGAAGGCATGTCCATTGGCGCCATGGTGACCTTGCGCGGCGACCGCATGTACGAATTTATGGACCGGCTGATCAACATCGCGCTGCCCCGCGTGCGCGACTTCCGCGGCGTTTCCACCAAGTCGTTTGACGGCCGCGGCAATTACACGCTGGGACTGCGCGACCAGTTAATCTTTCCGGAAATTGATTACGCCAAGGTGGACAAGCTGAAAGGCATGAACGTGACCATTGTCACCACGGCCCGCGATGACAACCAGGCGCTGGCCCTGCTGAAACATATGGGAATGCCGTTCCGGGCAACAGGAGTTGCCAGCTAG
- the rpsH gene encoding 30S ribosomal protein S8, translating to MSLTDPVADLLARIRNSLGARHQKLDVPSSKLKLEIARILKEEGYIANFKATEEDGRKVLRIYLKYGPDNAAAISNLQRISRPGCRVYVGRNDIPRVLGGLGINILTTPKGVMTGRKARKEGVGGELLCEVW from the coding sequence ATGAGTTTGACCGATCCGGTCGCAGATTTGCTGGCGCGCATCCGCAATTCACTGGGCGCGCGGCACCAGAAGCTAGATGTGCCCTCCTCCAAGCTCAAGCTGGAGATCGCGCGCATTTTGAAGGAAGAAGGCTACATCGCCAATTTCAAGGCGACGGAAGAAGACGGCCGCAAGGTCCTGCGGATCTACTTGAAGTACGGTCCGGACAATGCCGCCGCCATCTCCAACCTGCAGCGCATCTCGCGGCCGGGTTGCCGCGTGTACGTGGGCCGCAACGATATTCCCCGCGTGCTGGGCGGGCTGGGGATCAACATCCTCACTACGCCGAAAGGCGTGATGACCGGCCGCAAAGCGCGCAAAGAAGGCGTGGGCGGCGAACTGTTGTGCGAAGTATGGTAG
- a CDS encoding type Z 30S ribosomal protein S14 has translation MATTAKIAKTNKKPKFSTQHRNRCSICGRPRAFLRKFGLCRLCFRGLALKGEIPGVSKSSW, from the coding sequence ATGGCTACAACAGCAAAGATCGCCAAGACGAACAAGAAACCCAAGTTCTCCACGCAGCACCGCAACCGCTGTTCGATTTGCGGGCGGCCGCGGGCTTTCCTGCGCAAGTTCGGACTGTGCCGCTTGTGCTTCCGCGGTCTGGCGCTGAAGGGCGAGATTCCCGGGGTTTCGAAGTCGAGTTGGTAA
- the rplX gene encoding 50S ribosomal protein L24 — MHTRIDIKRNDQVKVITGRDKGKQGRVLGVFPDERKVLVEHVMMVKKNVRPNPQRNIKGGIAEQESPISISNVMVVCPSCGPSRVGHRMDGSKRVRVCKRCDATLDKTK, encoded by the coding sequence ATGCATACAAGAATTGACATCAAGCGCAACGACCAGGTGAAGGTAATCACCGGGCGCGACAAGGGCAAACAAGGCCGCGTGCTGGGCGTGTTTCCGGACGAAAGAAAAGTCCTGGTAGAGCACGTGATGATGGTGAAAAAGAACGTCCGGCCGAATCCGCAGCGCAACATCAAGGGCGGCATCGCCGAGCAGGAATCGCCCATCTCGATTTCCAACGTGATGGTGGTTTGCCCCAGCTGCGGGCCGTCGCGCGTGGGACATCGCATGGACGGCAGCAAAAGAGTTCGGGTCTGCAAGCGCTGCGACGCGACGCTGGACAAAACCAAGTAG
- the rpsC gene encoding 30S ribosomal protein S3, producing the protein MGQKVHPYGFRLGYTKPWRSRWFVERDYDKLLLEDVKLKDELREKLKSAGVSSVEIERPGNKLRIIIRTARPGIIIGRKGAEIDKLKLELQKRTARDVFIDIQEVHKPELDAQLVSESIALQLEKRVGFRRAMRKSVDSALRFGCKGIKVRVSGRLNGNEIARSEWYLQGRLPLHTLRADIDYGFSEARTTYGVIGVKVWIYRGDILPQKKRQPERAGAGAF; encoded by the coding sequence ATGGGACAGAAGGTCCATCCATACGGATTTCGCCTGGGATACACCAAACCCTGGCGGTCGCGCTGGTTCGTGGAGCGGGATTACGACAAGCTGCTGCTGGAAGACGTGAAGCTGAAGGACGAGCTGCGGGAAAAGCTCAAGTCCGCGGGCGTGAGCTCGGTGGAGATTGAGCGTCCGGGCAACAAGCTGCGCATCATCATCCGCACGGCGCGTCCGGGAATCATCATCGGCCGCAAAGGCGCGGAGATTGACAAGCTCAAGCTGGAGCTGCAGAAGCGGACGGCGCGCGACGTGTTCATTGACATCCAGGAAGTGCACAAGCCGGAACTGGACGCGCAACTGGTGTCCGAATCCATCGCGCTGCAACTGGAAAAGCGCGTGGGCTTCCGCCGGGCGATGCGCAAGAGCGTGGATTCGGCGCTGCGCTTCGGCTGCAAAGGCATCAAGGTCCGCGTGTCGGGACGGCTGAACGGCAATGAAATCGCGCGTTCGGAATGGTACTTGCAGGGCCGTTTGCCGCTGCATACCCTGCGCGCGGACATTGACTATGGATTCTCGGAAGCCCGCACGACGTACGGCGTGATCGGCGTGAAGGTATGGATCTATCGCGGCGATATTCTGCCGCAGAAGAAGCGCCAGCCGGAACGCGCGGGGGCGGGAGCATTCTAG
- the rplP gene encoding 50S ribosomal protein L16 — protein sequence MLMPKKVKYRKQQRGRMRGKAWRGGELSFGDYGLKVMEPGWVTDRQIEASRVAMTRFVKRGGKIWVRLFPDKPVTKKPAETRMGKGKGAPDHWVAVVRPGKVLFEMEGVTRTDAMEALRLASHKLGLRTKFVARTDAH from the coding sequence ATGTTAATGCCGAAAAAAGTTAAGTACCGCAAGCAGCAGCGCGGACGCATGCGCGGCAAAGCCTGGCGCGGCGGCGAGCTGTCGTTTGGCGACTATGGATTGAAAGTCATGGAGCCGGGCTGGGTGACCGACCGGCAGATTGAAGCCAGCCGTGTGGCCATGACGCGCTTCGTCAAGCGCGGTGGCAAGATATGGGTCCGTCTGTTCCCCGACAAGCCGGTGACCAAGAAGCCGGCTGAAACCCGTATGGGCAAAGGCAAGGGAGCGCCCGACCATTGGGTGGCCGTGGTTCGTCCCGGGAAAGTGCTGTTTGAGATGGAAGGCGTGACCCGCACGGACGCCATGGAAGCGTTGCGGCTGGCGTCGCACAAACTGGGGCTGAGGACAAAATTTGTGGCCCGCACGGACGCGCATTAA
- the rpmC gene encoding 50S ribosomal protein L29, giving the protein MDADKLRNLTDAEMQHQQRELNDQLFRLKFQLKMGQTESLKKIRGLRKDVARIKTLVREKQLGVTHAHHAVAKASPAAAAETAPAVAASAKTKAKAAAKSASKSKAAKPAAKARKK; this is encoded by the coding sequence ATGGATGCAGACAAACTCAGGAATTTGACCGACGCCGAGATGCAGCACCAGCAGCGGGAGCTGAACGACCAGCTTTTCCGCTTGAAGTTCCAGCTCAAGATGGGGCAGACCGAGAGTCTGAAGAAGATTCGCGGGTTGCGCAAGGACGTGGCCCGCATCAAGACGCTGGTTCGGGAAAAGCAACTGGGTGTGACGCACGCGCATCATGCGGTCGCCAAGGCGTCGCCGGCAGCGGCGGCGGAGACCGCACCCGCGGTGGCGGCCTCGGCCAAGACCAAAGCGAAAGCCGCGGCCAAGTCCGCAAGCAAAAGCAAAGCCGCGAAGCCCGCAGCTAAAGCGAGGAAGAAGTAA
- the rplN gene encoding 50S ribosomal protein L14, protein MAVMMRSILDVADNSGARRLQMILPLGGHTGLNASLGDVVTAAVKEASPDGAVKKGTVVKCVIVRQRKEHRRRDGTYIRFDQNAAVLIDDTGEPRGTRVFGPVARELREKKFLKIVSLAPEVL, encoded by the coding sequence ATGGCAGTCATGATGAGAAGTATTTTGGACGTGGCCGATAACAGCGGCGCGCGCCGCCTGCAGATGATTCTGCCGCTGGGCGGGCACACCGGCTTGAACGCCAGCCTGGGCGACGTGGTCACCGCGGCGGTGAAGGAAGCCTCGCCGGACGGTGCCGTCAAGAAGGGCACGGTGGTCAAGTGCGTGATCGTACGCCAGCGCAAGGAGCATCGCCGCCGCGACGGCACCTATATCCGCTTTGACCAGAACGCCGCCGTGCTGATTGACGATACGGGCGAGCCGCGCGGAACGCGCGTTTTCGGTCCGGTGGCCCGCGAACTGCGCGAGAAGAAGTTTTTGAAGATTGTCTCTCTGGCGCCTGAAGTTCTGTAA